A window of the Streptomyces sp. JB150 genome harbors these coding sequences:
- a CDS encoding TIGR03084 family metal-binding protein translates to MADPTSLPVFDDLRAESEELDALVAELEPERWALATPAPGWTIAHQIAHLAWTDHSALLAVTDEEGFRAMAEKALAAPDSFVDEGAEEGARTPPAELLRRWRQGRTALDRALRAAPAGARFPWYGPPMSAASMATARLMETWAHGLDVADALGVTREPTDRLRHIARLGFRTRDFAHLVHGLPVPADPFRVELTGPHGDVWAFGPEDAPQRVTGPALDFCLLVTQRAHRFGLALRAEGAGADRWLDIAQAFAGPPGGGRPPQPKGDAR, encoded by the coding sequence ATGGCCGACCCGACGTCCCTGCCCGTGTTCGACGACCTCCGTGCCGAAAGCGAGGAACTCGACGCTCTCGTAGCCGAGTTGGAGCCCGAGCGGTGGGCGCTCGCGACGCCCGCGCCCGGCTGGACCATCGCCCACCAGATCGCCCACCTCGCCTGGACCGACCACTCCGCGCTGCTCGCGGTGACCGACGAGGAGGGGTTCCGGGCGATGGCCGAGAAGGCGCTCGCGGCGCCGGACTCCTTCGTGGACGAGGGTGCCGAGGAGGGCGCCCGGACGCCGCCCGCCGAGCTGCTGCGGCGCTGGCGGCAGGGCCGTACCGCCCTCGACCGGGCCCTTCGCGCCGCCCCGGCCGGTGCCCGTTTCCCCTGGTACGGGCCGCCGATGTCCGCGGCGTCCATGGCCACCGCCCGCCTGATGGAGACCTGGGCCCACGGACTGGACGTCGCGGACGCGCTCGGCGTCACCCGCGAACCCACCGACCGCCTCCGTCACATCGCCCGGCTCGGCTTCCGCACCCGGGACTTCGCCCACCTCGTGCACGGCCTGCCCGTACCCGCCGATCCGTTCCGGGTCGAGCTGACCGGGCCGCACGGTGACGTGTGGGCCTTCGGACCCGAGGACGCCCCGCAGCGGGTCACCGGACCCGCCCTCGACTTCTGCCTGCTCGTCACCCAGCGCGCCCACCGCTTCGGCCTCGCCCTGCGCGCCGAGGGCGCCGGCGCGGACCGCTGGCTGGACATCGCGCAGGCCTTCGCGGGACCGCCCGGCGGCGGACGGCCGCCTCAACCGAAGGGGGACGCCCGGTGA
- a CDS encoding EamA family transporter, whose protein sequence is MTSPETATTASVAASPASGAPGRFGSLGPVGLVFAGGISVQFGGALAVMLMPRAGALGVVALRLAVAAVVLLVVCRPRLRGHSRADWGTVAVFGVTMAAMNGLFYQAVDRIPLGPAVTLEVLGPLALSVLASRRLINLLWAGLALAGVFLLGGGIGDLDPLGAAFALGAGAMWAAYIVFSARTGRRFPQADGLALAMAVGAVLFLPLGLAESGDKLLDPVTLGLGAAVALLSSVLPYTLELLALRRLPASTFAVLMSLEPAIAATAGFFLLDQLLTPTQALAITLVIVASMGAVRTQVGRRKTATA, encoded by the coding sequence GTGACCAGCCCCGAGACCGCCACGACCGCTTCCGTCGCCGCCTCCCCCGCCTCCGGCGCTCCGGGCCGGTTCGGCTCGCTCGGGCCCGTGGGGCTGGTGTTCGCGGGCGGGATCTCGGTGCAGTTCGGCGGGGCGCTCGCCGTGATGCTGATGCCCAGGGCCGGTGCGCTGGGCGTGGTGGCGCTGCGGCTGGCGGTGGCCGCGGTGGTGCTGCTGGTGGTCTGCCGGCCCCGGCTGCGCGGCCACTCCCGCGCCGACTGGGGCACGGTCGCCGTCTTCGGCGTCACCATGGCCGCCATGAACGGCCTCTTCTACCAGGCCGTCGACCGCATCCCGCTGGGCCCCGCGGTCACCCTGGAGGTGCTGGGCCCGCTCGCCCTCTCCGTCCTGGCCTCCCGCCGGCTGATCAATCTCCTCTGGGCGGGCCTCGCCCTCGCAGGTGTCTTCCTCCTCGGCGGCGGTATCGGCGACCTCGACCCGCTGGGGGCGGCCTTCGCGCTGGGTGCCGGTGCGATGTGGGCGGCGTACATCGTCTTCAGTGCCCGCACCGGCCGCCGCTTCCCGCAGGCCGACGGCCTCGCGCTGGCCATGGCGGTCGGCGCGGTGCTGTTCCTCCCGCTGGGCCTCGCGGAATCCGGCGACAAGCTCCTCGACCCGGTCACCCTGGGCCTCGGCGCGGCGGTCGCCCTGCTCTCCTCCGTCCTGCCCTACACCCTCGAACTCCTCGCCCTGCGCCGCCTGCCCGCCTCCACGTTCGCCGTGCTGATGAGCCTGGAACCCGCCATCGCGGCGACGGCCGGCTTCTTCCTCCTCGACCAGTTGCTCACCCCCACCCAGGCCCTCGCCATCACCCTGGTCATCGTGGCGAGCATGGGCGCGGTGCGCACGCAGGTGGGACGGCGGAAGACGGCGACCGCCTGA
- a CDS encoding FAD-binding and (Fe-S)-binding domain-containing protein: MDASNYRRVPLGVVAPRDADDVAAALEVCRAHGVPVVARGGGTSIAGQATGTGVVLDFTRHMNRVLSLDPATRTAVVQPGLVLDRLQEAAAPHGLRFGPDPSTHSRCTLGGMIGNNSCGAHSVAWGTTADSVRELSVVTARGERLRLGQRWAGAPEGLRTLVEGELARLRTGFPELPRRISGYALDALLPENGADVARSFCGSEGTLGILTEAVVRLVEAPRARALAVLGYADESAAAQAAAGLLPHRPLTVEGMAADLVPSAAALPRGGAWLFVETGGDSGAQARARAEHIARAADAVDALVVTDPAGQRALWRVREDASGTATRMPDGSEAWPGWEDCAVPPARLGAYLRDFRALLAAHGLRGTPYGHFGDGCVHVRIDFDLLTAPGVARFRRFSEELADLVVAHGGSLSGEHGDGQARAELLPRMYGPETVALFARAKAVWDPDDLLNPGMLVRPHRLDDNLRFAPLPRRPVDVAFGYPADGGDFSAAVRRCVGVAKCRTATASGPAVMCPSFRVTGEEAHSTRGRARLLHEMLAGEVVTGGWRSPEVRDALDLCLACKGCRSDCPVGVDMATYKAEFLHHHYAGRRRPAAHHSMGRLPEWLRAVDRTRTAALVNALAGVAPLARLGKRLGGIAGEREIPRLATEPFSRWWRGRAAPAGAGDGTRVVLWPDTFTEHLSPSVGRSAVRVLEAAGLAVTLPPTAGRRARVCCGLTYVSTGQLDRARTVMRRTLDTMTPVLAAGTPVVVLEPSCAAALRTDLPELLSDDPRAARLASRVLTFAESLDRLAPGWTPPRLDRPAVGQTHCHQHAVLGDDSDRRLRAAAGLTGELSGGCCGLAGDFGFARGHYEVSAACAEERLLPAVRTAPADAVVLADGFSCRTQLEHLGGVRGRHLAEVLAKALDAETSTGPGEAGDVGPGEAGGTGPGAAR; this comes from the coding sequence ATGGACGCGTCCAACTACCGGCGGGTGCCGCTGGGCGTGGTCGCGCCGAGGGACGCAGACGACGTCGCGGCCGCGCTGGAGGTGTGCCGCGCGCACGGGGTGCCCGTCGTGGCGCGCGGCGGCGGCACGTCGATCGCCGGGCAGGCCACCGGCACCGGCGTGGTGCTGGACTTCACCCGGCACATGAACCGGGTGCTGTCGCTCGACCCCGCGACCCGCACGGCCGTCGTCCAGCCGGGGCTGGTGCTGGACCGGCTCCAGGAGGCCGCCGCGCCGCACGGACTGCGCTTCGGCCCCGACCCGTCCACCCACAGCCGCTGCACCCTCGGCGGCATGATCGGCAACAACTCCTGCGGCGCCCACTCGGTGGCCTGGGGCACCACCGCGGACAGCGTGCGGGAGCTGTCGGTGGTCACCGCGCGCGGCGAGCGGCTGCGGCTCGGACAGCGCTGGGCGGGGGCACCGGAGGGCCTGCGGACCCTGGTCGAGGGCGAGCTGGCCCGGCTGCGCACCGGGTTTCCCGAGCTGCCCCGCCGTATCTCCGGCTACGCGCTGGACGCGCTCCTGCCGGAGAACGGCGCCGACGTCGCCCGCTCCTTCTGCGGCTCCGAAGGCACCCTCGGCATCCTCACCGAAGCCGTCGTACGGCTCGTGGAAGCCCCCCGCGCGCGGGCGCTGGCCGTGCTCGGCTACGCCGACGAGAGCGCGGCGGCACAGGCCGCGGCGGGACTCCTGCCGCACCGGCCGCTGACCGTGGAGGGCATGGCGGCCGACCTCGTCCCGTCCGCCGCCGCGCTGCCCCGGGGCGGGGCATGGCTGTTCGTCGAGACCGGCGGGGACTCCGGCGCGCAGGCACGCGCGCGTGCGGAGCACATCGCGCGGGCCGCCGACGCCGTGGACGCGCTCGTGGTGACCGACCCGGCCGGACAGCGCGCGCTGTGGCGCGTCCGGGAGGACGCGAGCGGCACCGCCACGAGGATGCCCGACGGCAGCGAGGCATGGCCCGGCTGGGAGGACTGCGCGGTGCCGCCGGCCCGGCTCGGCGCCTACCTGCGGGACTTCCGGGCCCTGCTGGCCGCGCACGGCCTGCGCGGCACGCCCTACGGGCACTTCGGCGACGGCTGCGTCCACGTCCGCATCGACTTCGACCTGCTGACCGCGCCGGGCGTGGCCCGCTTCCGCCGCTTCTCCGAGGAACTGGCCGACCTGGTCGTCGCCCACGGCGGCTCGCTGTCCGGCGAGCACGGCGACGGCCAGGCGCGCGCCGAACTGCTGCCGCGCATGTACGGGCCGGAGACGGTGGCGCTGTTCGCACGCGCCAAGGCGGTCTGGGACCCGGACGACCTCCTCAACCCCGGCATGCTGGTCCGCCCGCACCGCCTCGACGACAACCTCCGCTTCGCCCCGCTGCCCCGCCGCCCCGTCGACGTGGCGTTCGGCTACCCGGCCGACGGCGGCGACTTCTCCGCCGCCGTACGGCGGTGCGTCGGCGTCGCCAAGTGCCGTACGGCCACCGCGAGCGGCCCGGCCGTGATGTGCCCGTCCTTCCGCGTCACCGGCGAGGAGGCGCACTCCACGCGCGGGCGGGCCCGGCTGCTGCACGAGATGCTGGCCGGCGAGGTGGTGACCGGCGGCTGGCGCTCGCCCGAGGTGCGCGACGCCCTCGACCTGTGCCTGGCCTGCAAGGGCTGCCGCTCGGACTGCCCGGTCGGCGTCGACATGGCCACCTACAAGGCCGAGTTCCTGCACCACCACTACGCCGGCCGGCGCCGCCCCGCCGCGCACCACAGCATGGGGCGGCTGCCGGAGTGGCTGCGCGCCGTGGACCGCACGCGCACGGCGGCCCTGGTCAACGCCCTCGCCGGCGTGGCACCCCTGGCACGGCTGGGCAAGCGGCTCGGAGGCATCGCGGGGGAGCGGGAGATCCCGCGGCTGGCGACGGAGCCGTTCAGCCGGTGGTGGCGCGGGCGCGCGGCGCCCGCAGGGGCGGGGGACGGGACACGGGTCGTGCTGTGGCCCGACACCTTCACCGAGCACCTCTCGCCCTCGGTGGGCCGGTCGGCGGTCCGCGTCCTGGAGGCGGCGGGACTCGCCGTCACCCTGCCGCCCACGGCGGGCCGCCGCGCCCGGGTCTGCTGCGGGCTGACGTACGTCTCCACCGGCCAGCTCGACCGCGCCCGTACCGTCATGCGCCGCACCCTCGACACCATGACGCCGGTGCTGGCGGCCGGCACCCCCGTGGTGGTCCTCGAACCCAGCTGCGCGGCGGCGCTCCGCACCGACCTGCCCGAGCTGCTGTCCGACGACCCGCGCGCCGCCCGCCTGGCCTCCCGCGTCCTCACCTTCGCCGAGTCCCTGGACCGCCTCGCCCCCGGCTGGACCCCGCCCCGCCTCGACCGTCCGGCCGTCGGCCAGACCCACTGCCACCAGCACGCGGTCCTCGGCGACGATTCCGACCGCCGGCTGCGCGCCGCCGCGGGACTCACCGGCGAGCTGTCCGGCGGCTGCTGCGGCCTCGCGGGCGACTTCGGCTTCGCACGAGGTCACTACGAGGTCTCCGCGGCCTGCGCCGAGGAGCGACTGCTGCCCGCGGTGCGGACGGCGCCCGCGGACGCGGTGGTCCTGGCGGACGGCTTCTCCTGCCGGACCCAGCTGGAGCACCTGGGCGGGGTACGGGGCCGGCACCTGGCGGAGGTGCTGGCGAAGGCGCTGGACGCGGAGACGAGTACGGGGCCGGGCGAGGCTGGGGACGTGGGGCCGGGCGAGGCCGGGGGCACGGGGCCGGGCGCGGCCCGGTAA
- the serC gene encoding phosphoserine transaminase gives MAEIQIPADIKPADGRFGAGPSKVRVEALDALAATGTSLLGTSHRQAPVKNLVGQVREGIRELFGLPDGYEVVLGNGGSTAFWDIATHGLIENKSQHLSFGEFSSKFAKAAKLAPWLAEPTVVAADPGTHPQARAEAGVDVYAFTHNETSTGVAMPIQRVEGADEGALVLVDATSGAGGLPVDIAETDVYYFAPQKSFASDGGLWIGVFSPAALERAERIHASGRHIPEFFSLPTAIDNSRKNQTYNTPALATLFLLNQQLEWINGQGGLDWAVRRTATSARTLYGWAEDVKFATPFVTDPAKRSAVIGTIDFTDEVDAAAVAKVLRANGIVDTEPYRKLGRNQLRIAMFPAIDPADVEALTKCIDYVIEKL, from the coding sequence GTGGCTGAGATCCAGATTCCTGCTGACATCAAGCCCGCGGACGGTCGATTCGGCGCGGGTCCCTCCAAGGTGCGGGTGGAGGCGCTGGACGCCCTGGCCGCCACCGGTACGTCCCTGCTCGGCACCTCCCACCGCCAGGCCCCGGTCAAGAACCTGGTCGGCCAGGTGCGCGAGGGCATCCGCGAGCTGTTCGGGCTGCCCGACGGCTACGAGGTCGTCCTCGGCAACGGCGGCTCCACCGCGTTCTGGGACATCGCGACCCACGGCCTGATCGAGAACAAGTCGCAGCACCTCAGCTTCGGCGAGTTCAGCTCGAAGTTCGCCAAGGCGGCCAAGCTGGCCCCGTGGCTGGCCGAGCCCACCGTCGTCGCCGCCGACCCGGGCACGCACCCGCAGGCGCGGGCCGAGGCGGGCGTGGACGTGTACGCGTTCACCCACAACGAGACCTCGACCGGTGTCGCCATGCCGATCCAGCGGGTCGAGGGCGCCGACGAGGGTGCGCTGGTCCTGGTCGACGCCACCTCCGGCGCGGGCGGCCTCCCGGTCGACATCGCCGAGACGGACGTCTACTACTTCGCCCCGCAGAAGTCCTTCGCCTCCGACGGCGGCCTGTGGATCGGCGTGTTCTCCCCGGCGGCGCTCGAGCGCGCCGAGCGGATCCACGCGTCCGGCCGGCACATCCCGGAGTTCTTCTCGCTGCCGACGGCGATCGACAACTCCCGCAAGAACCAGACGTACAACACCCCGGCGCTCGCCACCCTGTTCCTGCTGAACCAGCAGCTGGAGTGGATCAACGGCCAGGGCGGTCTGGACTGGGCGGTGCGCCGCACGGCCACCTCCGCGCGGACGCTGTACGGCTGGGCCGAGGACGTGAAGTTCGCGACCCCGTTCGTCACCGACCCCGCCAAGCGCTCGGCCGTCATCGGCACCATCGACTTCACCGACGAGGTGGACGCCGCCGCCGTCGCCAAGGTGCTGCGCGCCAACGGCATCGTCGACACCGAGCCGTACCGCAAGCTGGGCCGCAACCAGCTGCGCATCGCCATGTTCCCGGCGATCGACCCGGCGGACGTCGAGGCCCTGACCAAGTGCATCGACTACGTCATCGAGAAGCTCTGA
- a CDS encoding ABC transporter permease — MSTLDLTRPAPRSRAYWMLSDVWNIVRRGLTHYRRQPVNIAWQLGFPILSVLLYGYVFGSAMQVPGGGDYKDFLMPGMFVMTMAFGFINTATVVVYDSTKGVIDRFRSMPMASSAVVAGRGVTDLLVACAELAIMMLTALAMGWRPEGGWGFLAAFGLLLWLRFALIWVGVWLGLIVPNPEAAGGLFAVAFPLTMISSIFVAPQLMPDWLGWLAAWNPISSTAAAARDLFGTPAGNGDSWVEQHALLMSGLWPLILTAVFLPLAVRRFQRLSR, encoded by the coding sequence ATGAGCACCCTGGACCTCACCCGGCCCGCCCCGCGCAGCCGCGCGTACTGGATGCTGTCGGACGTCTGGAACATCGTGCGCCGGGGCCTGACGCACTACCGGCGCCAGCCGGTGAACATCGCCTGGCAGCTGGGCTTCCCGATCCTGTCGGTGCTGCTGTACGGCTATGTCTTCGGCAGCGCCATGCAGGTCCCCGGCGGCGGGGACTACAAGGACTTCCTGATGCCCGGCATGTTCGTCATGACGATGGCGTTCGGCTTCATCAACACCGCGACGGTGGTGGTCTACGACTCGACGAAGGGCGTCATCGACCGCTTCCGCTCGATGCCGATGGCGTCCAGCGCCGTGGTCGCGGGCCGCGGCGTCACCGACCTCCTGGTGGCCTGCGCCGAACTGGCCATCATGATGCTGACCGCGCTGGCGATGGGCTGGCGCCCGGAGGGCGGCTGGGGCTTCCTCGCCGCGTTCGGCCTGCTGCTGTGGCTGCGGTTCGCCCTCATCTGGGTGGGCGTCTGGCTCGGCCTGATCGTCCCCAACCCGGAGGCGGCGGGCGGCCTCTTCGCGGTCGCCTTCCCGCTGACGATGATCTCCAGCATCTTCGTCGCCCCGCAGCTGATGCCCGACTGGCTCGGCTGGCTCGCCGCCTGGAACCCCATCTCCTCCACGGCCGCCGCCGCCCGCGACCTGTTCGGCACCCCCGCCGGCAACGGCGACTCCTGGGTCGAACAGCACGCCCTGCTGATGTCCGGGCTGTGGCCGCTGATCCTGACGGCGGTCTTCCTGCCCCTGGCGGTACGGCGGTTCCAGCGGCTCAGCCGCTGA
- a CDS encoding ATP-binding cassette domain-containing protein, which produces MDGYAVHAEGLEKRYGEKRALDGFDLAVREGIVHGLLGPNGAGKTTAVRILSTLVRLDGGRATVAGLDVARQPREVRARIGLTGQYAAVDEVLTGRQNLEMFGRLFHLGGKRAKLRAAELLEQFDLTDAADKGAGGYSGGMRRRLDLAASMILAPAVLFLDEPTTGLDPRSRGEVWESVRALVASGTTVLLTTQYLEEADKLASHITVIDQGRAIADDTPDGLKDRVGGDRIEVVAADRADIPRVVKVIARVSDGEPEADETELRVHAPVDDRVAALTEVARTLQDEGVRVEDIGLRRPSLDDVFLRLTGHRAKKEETAA; this is translated from the coding sequence ATGGACGGTTACGCGGTGCACGCCGAGGGACTGGAGAAGCGGTACGGCGAGAAGCGCGCCCTCGACGGCTTCGACCTCGCCGTCCGCGAGGGCATCGTGCACGGCCTGCTCGGGCCGAACGGCGCCGGCAAGACCACCGCCGTGCGCATCCTGTCCACGCTGGTCCGCCTCGACGGCGGACGGGCCACGGTGGCCGGCCTGGACGTGGCCCGGCAGCCGCGCGAGGTGCGCGCCAGGATCGGGCTCACCGGCCAGTACGCGGCGGTGGACGAGGTGCTCACCGGCCGGCAGAACCTGGAGATGTTCGGCCGCCTGTTCCACCTCGGCGGCAAGCGGGCCAAGCTGCGCGCGGCCGAGCTGCTGGAGCAGTTCGACCTGACCGACGCCGCCGACAAGGGCGCCGGAGGCTACAGCGGCGGTATGCGCCGCCGCCTCGACCTGGCCGCGTCGATGATCCTCGCCCCGGCCGTGCTCTTCCTGGACGAGCCGACGACCGGGCTGGACCCGAGGAGCCGGGGCGAGGTGTGGGAGTCGGTGCGGGCGCTGGTGGCGAGCGGCACCACGGTCCTGCTGACCACCCAGTACCTGGAGGAGGCCGACAAGCTGGCCTCCCACATCACGGTCATCGACCAGGGCCGCGCCATCGCCGACGACACCCCGGACGGCCTGAAGGACCGGGTGGGCGGCGACCGGATCGAGGTCGTGGCCGCCGACCGGGCGGACATCCCGCGGGTGGTGAAGGTGATCGCGCGGGTCTCGGACGGCGAACCCGAGGCCGACGAGACCGAGTTGCGCGTGCACGCGCCCGTCGACGACCGGGTCGCGGCGCTCACCGAGGTCGCCCGCACCCTGCAGGACGAGGGCGTGCGGGTCGAGGACATCGGGCTGCGCAGGCCCAGCCTCGACGACGTGTTCCTGCGCCTGACCGGACACCGCGCCAAGAAGGAGGAGACGGCGGCATGA
- a CDS encoding TetR/AcrR family transcriptional regulator produces the protein MTSGGKGMTDTSGSGDIVRTLELLWDSGRRPSRGPKPALTLDRIVEAAVRVADTEGLEAVSMRRVGAELGTSAMSLYRYVPGKAELLDLMLDRVQRPADALEGLGDGDWRSALGAMARAALALYRRHPWLLHVNQSRPILGPSALDSMELVLGRIRPMGLSDRELVSVIILIDSYVVGAARTQVYQEEAERRTGLTTTEFFEAQVPVLERVMTPDRYPIMANLSEDTWSPDFDHFEFGLRRILDGLEVFVSQRARERGTDAPDDSTDATDA, from the coding sequence ATGACGAGCGGCGGCAAGGGAATGACCGACACCAGTGGCAGCGGCGACATCGTCCGCACCCTGGAACTGCTCTGGGACAGCGGGCGGCGCCCGAGCCGCGGTCCCAAGCCCGCCCTCACCCTCGACCGGATCGTGGAAGCCGCCGTCCGGGTCGCGGACACCGAGGGGCTGGAGGCGGTCTCCATGCGCCGCGTCGGCGCGGAACTGGGCACCAGCGCGATGTCGCTGTACCGCTACGTCCCCGGCAAGGCCGAGCTGCTGGACCTCATGCTCGACCGCGTCCAGCGCCCCGCCGACGCCCTCGAAGGCCTCGGCGACGGCGACTGGCGCTCCGCCCTCGGCGCCATGGCCCGCGCCGCCCTCGCCCTCTACCGGCGCCACCCCTGGCTGCTCCACGTCAACCAGTCCCGGCCGATCCTCGGCCCGAGCGCCCTCGACAGCATGGAGCTGGTGCTGGGGCGCATCCGGCCCATGGGGCTGAGCGATCGGGAGCTGGTCTCGGTGATCATCCTGATCGACTCGTACGTCGTCGGCGCCGCGCGCACCCAGGTCTACCAGGAGGAGGCCGAGCGCCGGACCGGGCTGACCACCACCGAGTTCTTCGAGGCGCAGGTGCCGGTCCTGGAGAGGGTCATGACACCTGACCGCTACCCGATCATGGCCAACCTCTCCGAGGACACCTGGAGCCCCGACTTCGACCACTTCGAGTTCGGACTGCGGCGCATCCTCGACGGACTCGAGGTGTTCGTGTCCCAGCGGGCGCGCGAGCGCGGGACGGACGCCCCGGACGACAGCACAGACGCCACAGACGCCTAG
- a CDS encoding WD40 repeat domain-containing protein has product MRRTFVLLAAALLTGALAQPSASAADADEGFTIKDPRITESSGLAASRQHPGVYWTHNDSDDGAYLYAVDGRTGDTLATLSLTGVGAPRDVEAISIGPGDQIYVGDIGDNLGGSWDHVWIYRLPEPKTLRDETVRATQYVVRYSDGPRDAESLVVHPKTGRVYIVDKNEKGGHLYQGPARLSASGTNVFTPVAAVPDLEATDAALSPDGEQLVVRSYFGAIAYDWNGGRLRKTGRLGVPFLGQGESVTYTADGSRLMYGAEGAESAVEPGDVPGGGGAEGAESPAGAGGADPGKEEDGGGVSAGKGALAIAAAAVALLGLSRLRRRK; this is encoded by the coding sequence ATGCGCCGAACGTTCGTGCTCCTCGCCGCGGCCCTCCTCACGGGGGCGCTCGCCCAGCCGTCCGCCTCCGCCGCCGACGCGGACGAGGGGTTCACCATCAAGGACCCGCGCATCACGGAGTCCAGCGGCCTGGCCGCCTCCCGGCAGCACCCGGGCGTCTACTGGACCCACAACGACAGCGACGACGGCGCGTATCTGTACGCCGTGGACGGCAGGACCGGCGACACCCTCGCCACCCTCTCGCTCACCGGCGTCGGCGCCCCGCGCGATGTCGAGGCGATCTCGATCGGGCCCGGCGACCAGATCTACGTCGGCGACATCGGCGACAACCTCGGCGGCAGCTGGGACCACGTCTGGATCTACCGGCTGCCCGAGCCGAAGACCCTGCGGGACGAGACGGTGCGGGCCACGCAGTACGTGGTGCGGTACTCGGACGGGCCGCGGGACGCCGAGTCGCTGGTGGTGCACCCGAAGACGGGGCGCGTCTACATCGTCGACAAGAACGAGAAGGGCGGCCACCTCTACCAGGGGCCCGCTCGGCTGTCCGCCTCCGGCACCAACGTGTTCACGCCGGTCGCCGCCGTCCCCGACCTGGAGGCCACCGACGCGGCGCTGTCCCCGGACGGCGAACAGCTCGTCGTGCGCAGCTACTTCGGCGCCATCGCCTACGACTGGAACGGCGGCAGGCTGAGGAAGACCGGGCGGCTCGGCGTGCCGTTCCTGGGCCAGGGGGAGTCCGTCACCTACACCGCCGACGGGTCGCGGCTGATGTACGGCGCCGAGGGCGCGGAGAGTGCCGTGGAGCCCGGTGACGTGCCGGGCGGTGGCGGGGCCGAGGGGGCCGAGTCGCCGGCGGGGGCGGGCGGCGCGGACCCGGGCAAGGAGGAGGACGGCGGCGGGGTGAGCGCCGGCAAGGGCGCCCTCGCCATCGCCGCGGCGGCGGTCGCGCTGCTGGGGCTGAGCAGGCTGCGGCGCAGGAAGTGA
- a CDS encoding GDSL-type esterase/lipase family protein — protein sequence MLRLMPVGDSMTIGSAGEHTWRHRMWQHLCATYGGPFTLVGPRETLYDKAADAPTSYAYADPDFPRAHLAGWGEGWLHMAPLVGDAVRETRADVLLVSLGLIDLGFYTDAEQTARNVHAFVAAAREARPRIRMVILPVIPNVRAQQDPPFAEQVTRFNELLGKAVADLDTPRSPLLLASPPAGWDIHRDTYDGTHPSASGEHRIAGAFAEAMWQGWGVGGEYGA from the coding sequence ATGCTCAGGTTGATGCCGGTAGGCGACTCGATGACCATCGGCAGCGCGGGCGAGCACACCTGGCGGCACCGCATGTGGCAGCACCTGTGCGCCACGTACGGCGGCCCGTTCACGCTGGTCGGCCCGCGCGAGACGCTGTACGACAAGGCGGCCGACGCCCCCACGTCGTACGCCTACGCCGACCCGGACTTCCCCCGCGCCCACCTGGCCGGCTGGGGCGAGGGCTGGCTGCACATGGCCCCGCTCGTCGGGGACGCGGTGCGCGAGACCCGCGCGGACGTGCTGCTGGTCTCGCTCGGCCTCATAGACCTCGGCTTCTACACCGACGCGGAGCAGACGGCGCGGAACGTGCACGCGTTCGTGGCCGCGGCCCGCGAGGCCAGGCCGCGCATACGGATGGTGATACTCCCGGTGATCCCCAACGTCCGCGCCCAGCAGGACCCCCCGTTCGCCGAGCAGGTCACCCGCTTCAACGAACTGCTGGGCAAGGCGGTCGCCGACCTGGACACCCCCCGCTCCCCGCTGCTCCTCGCCTCGCCCCCGGCCGGGTGGGACATCCACCGCGACACCTACGACGGCACCCACCCCAGCGCGAGCGGCGAGCACCGGATCGCGGGCGCGTTCGCCGAGGCGATGTGGCAGGGGTGGGGGGTCGGCGGGGAGTACGGCGCGTAA
- a CDS encoding Uma2 family endonuclease → MTVLHDRIAMAESDNTITLDEMFERLEKMPVPEGYKVEIVEGTVYLSPQRDTHWEIIADIYEQLRTKYPRRRIKSDVRIDYPGHLNGFATDVTVMTEDAAKTESGHWRCEDVMFVAEVISRSTGQNDYGPKKTAYATAGVPVYVVADPCQGRCHLYTDPKDGDYEVETTVPFGKDLDLTHTVVDLVLKTGEFPRD, encoded by the coding sequence ATGACCGTCCTTCACGACAGGATCGCGATGGCCGAGAGCGACAACACGATCACGCTCGACGAGATGTTCGAGCGGCTCGAGAAGATGCCCGTCCCCGAGGGATACAAGGTCGAGATCGTCGAGGGGACCGTCTACCTGTCGCCGCAGCGGGACACCCACTGGGAGATCATCGCGGACATCTACGAGCAGCTGCGCACGAAGTACCCGCGCCGGCGCATCAAGTCCGACGTGCGGATCGACTACCCGGGTCACCTCAACGGGTTCGCGACCGATGTGACCGTGATGACCGAGGACGCCGCGAAGACGGAGAGCGGCCACTGGCGCTGCGAGGACGTCATGTTCGTCGCCGAGGTGATCTCCAGGAGCACCGGCCAGAACGACTACGGCCCCAAGAAGACCGCCTACGCCACCGCCGGGGTCCCCGTCTACGTGGTCGCCGACCCCTGCCAGGGCCGCTGCCACCTCTACACCGACCCCAAGGACGGTGACTACGAGGTCGAGACGACCGTCCCCTTCGGCAAGGACCTGGACCTCACCCACACCGTCGTCGACCTCGTCCTGAAGACCGGCGAGTTCCCCCGCGACTGA